In Candida orthopsilosis Co 90-125, chromosome 4 draft sequence, the genomic stretch TACAACATAAGAATAGGGTATGTTCGGCGATCATGACTGAAAAGAGATGGCAAACTCTGGTTCCACTACACACCCTATAACAAATCACAACTTCTAAGTAAATAATATCTAGTCGTTTTTATGCCCATGAACTCtgtcaaaaaattgttggtttgCGCGTTATTGAACATGAATCTAGGAGTGTTTCGAGCATTTTCAAGTCCTGATTCGTCAATCAACTGGGAATAGTGCTCTACGATCTTCTGATTTGCCTCCTTAATCATAGTCTCCGCGTTATCCTTCTTGAACAAGTCCTTTTTACAGAACTTCTTTAACAACTCGTCCATTTTGGTAAAGACAATATCCACAGGTATACCTCTGTCATGCAAGTAATGTACCAATTGTAAATCCTCATCTGCAAACCCATCAGTCGAGCTTATCAAAAGCAATACTCGTTTCAACTGGCGCCGATTTTTGATGTATGCAAGAATCATTTCCCCTTGTATTTCAACACCCCCCCTTCCATACCCAGGACTATCAACCAATCGTAGCTCATTCGAGAGCCTAAAAGAGTTTAGCGTCTTTGTGAATCCAGCTTTCGATGAAACGTATGCCAACTGTTCATGCCTCATCAAACTCTTCTTGGAAACCAACAAGTTGTTTATCAAGGATGATTTACCTGCATTGGTGCGTCCCATTAAAAGCACCTCCGGTAGTGGTTTCAATAATTCAGGCTTTATTCCAAAAGTCCTTTTTGTGGATTGCGTGCTTGTTGCCATTGATTTTGCTTTCAAAATCTCGTACTTGACATCTGGGATCTCATTATAATCTGCCAATGTCCACTCCAACTCAATTTTAACGTTGTTAAAAAACCGCTGagattttgcaacttcagTATTGGTCGGGATGCCCGAAAAAATGTCGTTCAAGATGTTGGGATTGATGATCTTCTTTCGTAGTtcattggtgttgttgcaaaGGTTCAGCGGTAGTGTTTGAGACGCTGCTTTCGGATACCGCGGTAAATCTTGAGCAAATTTGGGAATAGATTCGGTAAGGTAATCTATAGATACATGTTTATATCTCCTTTGGCAATACCGACAACAGGAGGTGAATCTGGTCATTTGAGAGGCAGCCCAACGaaaaatcaccaaaaatGCATCTCCGATTGAATAAAAGAAGTATTgcattacacaaaacccCCAATTGGCTagaaacaatttgttgcaGCAGAAACGCGACACGACACAAATGTAACTACCTGGGTGGATATGGGTGGTTTACCGTAGGGGCATTCCTATCTCAACAACTGCCTCAGACCTAAACCACTCAAAACTACACGAACAGAGctaaaacaaaaacaataacatAAAGTACAAACCTAAACTACACAACTATTTTAAGAATTTCCGAATCCAGCAAATAGTTGTTCCCATTCATCCTTGTTTGCATCATCGGACTTTTCAAACTCTGTTGTATCTTCATTATCCACATGAGCAGGTTCtaaattaaaattttcatccaCATCTTCAGTTGCTGGCTGAAGATCATTGAATATATCGTCGTCAAATGCAGCTTCCTCGTTACCACGTTGGTTCgattgtttgaaattgtcaacGGCGTCATCGAAATGAGACTCCTCTTCCTCCGAATCACTCTCCTGCAACTCTAGCTCTTTAATAGGCGGGAACTCgtcttctctttcttcCACCATCTCAAAGGAAGAGGCACTGCCCTCAGGTCCctcttgttcaacaacacTATCATTATCCCTAACAGACAAAGGAGCAGGTGCACCAACCGATCCACCAGCTACGTTGTGAGGGTATTTGGTTTcagaattggaagaagtAACCGGGGTGTCTTCATTATCTTCTTCAGCAATGCCAGAATCAGTTGACAACCCTTTCAAACCCTTTGTTGTAGCAGCCTTATCATTCTTCTCCTGCTCAATTGTGGATACGGATTCATCGTCCTTGGAAGCTCCAAGATGGTTAGAAACGGTATTGACTGCACCAACAACGGCTGCACCAACAACTCCTGCACCCGCGACAGCCCCCGCAACGACACCTGCATCAGACCCTGTTGGGGTgtgtttttgcaactgatCCTGTAATTGTCTTTGCttctcctcttcttccaatcTGGTTCTCTCTTGTTGATTGAGTTCCTCTTGCAACTGTCTGTGCTCTTCCTCCGCTGTAGCAATTTGACTTCTCAACTCCTCATTTTTAACGATAACTACCTGAGCTTGTGACTTTTTCACAGCAACCTGGCCTCTCAACTCCTCGTTATTAATAAGTTTTAATTGTTCTTCAAGTTGAGTTGTTTCAGCattcaatgttttcaatttttctttagCAGTAATATTctctttttgcaattccTCAACTGCAAGTTGCTTCTCGTGTACCTCGGTAGATATGGAGTGGAGTTTTGCCTCGGCGATTGATGTCTCAGATCTTAAGGCCTCAGCTTCCTCCTTGGCCTTGGATAACTTAGCCTCTACTTCTGTGACTTGCTTAACCTCATTGTCGTATGATGTTCTCAAAAGCTTGAGtttgttttcaaactcGACTTTggcattcaacaatttttggaGCTCTTGTTCAGCTTTagatttcttttcatccaagtttgttgtttgagtTCTGAGGGAATTGATCTGATTTGATACGTTTGCCAAGTCAGAAGTTGCTTGTGATAACTGTTCCGAGTGTCCAGGATCGGCCAATAAATCATTGTTAACATGCTTATCTGTGGTGGCTCTAGTGGCCGGTGGAGGTGGCACACTGCGCAACGCTTCATATTTAACTTGTTTTCGAGGTGGAGGAGAAGATTGAGTAGTAATTGGAGCTGATTCACGAACTTGTTCCTTTATCTCTTCTTGTTTAGgtgattgttgattcaacaacGATTGGCCAAATGTTGAAGTAGGTTTGAAAGAGCTTGTCAAACGAGGCTTTGTTGAGTGAGATAAATCACTACTAGATGCCCTTTCTTGTAATTGAGGTGGAGCAGCTGGCTGTGATTGAGGTTGAGGAGATGGACTACCAAAaacatcaaccaaatcGTCCATCGATGATTTCACTTTCGTTGGAGGTGGCACTGGCTTGGACCCAATACTCTTTATCGATGAGATTAAACTGTCTGGAATCACATTGGGCAAACTCTTACCACTAGCTTTTCTGTTCaccaaaaacaaagcaattgaaaattccAATTTCGTGAAAAGACCAGTGTTTTGAATATCAGCCAAATCCCATATAGTGGCCAAGTCTTGTTGATCCAACTTAGATGTCATCAAAAATGACGCAACCTGATCTGGGTTCAAATGACCCACATGCTCTTTGTCAAGGTTGTTGAATATGGAATCATACTGAGCTTTCATCACCGGAGTCACCACCCAATCTCCGCCAGCATCCGCTTTGGAATCATCAGCAAGCGGATGTCTAATTGCGGTTTGTTGAGAACTAATGGAAGCTTGACGAGAGGACTGTTGATACAAATTTGGCGACTGAGGAGGTGGTGGTGAGATTGGTCCACCACTTCTCTCTACCGACTTCCAAACATTATCTGAAA encodes the following:
- a CDS encoding Cta3 protein (protein similar to S. cerevisiae Ede1p, which is involved in endocytosis), with the protein product MSSSHPTPTFKVGLTPEEKSLYTQIFKSLDPENTGIITGEKARTTFEKSNLPPAILGEIWQLADQNNLGFLNQFGFCYAMRLIGYTQAGNHPAPGLADTPGPLPKFADLQLPQLQPQSTSNSYLSSQPNNTVPGSATPQESINAVSAADYQRFSQLFAKTVGSVQGELSGTQAKDIFLKARLPTATLGQIWSLVDRNNSGALYVGEFVIAMHLVQGVLSGRIKQLPPFLSDNVWKSVERSGGPISPPPPQSPNLYQQSSRQASISSQQTAIRHPLADDSKADAGGDWVVTPVMKAQYDSIFNNLDKEHVGHLNPDQVASFLMTSKLDQQDLATIWDLADIQNTGLFTKLEFSIALFLVNRKASGKSLPNVIPDSLISSIKSIGSKPVPPPTKVKSSMDDLVDVFGSPSPQPQSQPAAPPQLQERASSSDLSHSTKPRLTSSFKPTSTFGQSLLNQQSPKQEEIKEQVRESAPITTQSSPPPRKQVKYEALRSVPPPPATRATTDKHVNNDLLADPGHSEQLSQATSDLANVSNQINSLRTQTTNLDEKKSKAEQELQKLLNAKVEFENKLKLLRTSYDNEVKQVTEVEAKLSKAKEEAEALRSETSIAEAKLHSISTEVHEKQLAVEELQKENITAKEKLKTLNAETTQLEEQLKLINNEELRGQVAVKKSQAQVVIVKNEELRSQIATAEEEHRQLQEELNQQERTRLEEEEKQRQLQDQLQKHTPTGSDAGVVAGAVAGAGVVGAAVVGAVNTVSNHLGASKDDESVSTIEQEKNDKAATTKGLKGLSTDSGIAEEDNEDTPVTSSNSETKYPHNVAGGSVGAPAPLSVRDNDSVVEQEGPEGSASSFEMVEEREDEFPPIKELELQESDSEEEESHFDDAVDNFKQSNQRGNEEAAFDDDIFNDLQPATEDVDENFNLEPAHVDNEDTTEFEKSDDANKDEWEQLFAGFGNS